From a single Flavobacteriales bacterium genomic region:
- a CDS encoding 4'-phosphopantetheinyl transferase superfamily protein, whose translation MQSDQIIHSSGSLQIGIWGISQQRDELMTLTSLTPVDLDRLATFKQKERQCQFLAARALLTRMGHDPCNISYNEQGKPFLRDTSTGVSFSHAHTYAAVAVADRNIGIDIEMRSRTFDRIADRYLSQDELSKAQHIRTHLPEILALAWSGKEAAYKWDGAGGLDFRKDLHIQSWPDPKQPENGFLIRCRDHLLQAGFISREDFVLVYVTKYG comes from the coding sequence ATGCAGTCGGACCAAATCATTCATTCAAGCGGAAGCCTTCAGATCGGCATCTGGGGCATTTCCCAACAACGGGATGAATTGATGACCCTGACCTCACTCACGCCGGTTGACCTGGACCGATTGGCCACATTCAAACAGAAAGAACGACAATGCCAGTTCCTCGCCGCCCGGGCCTTGCTAACCCGCATGGGCCACGATCCATGCAACATCTCTTACAATGAACAGGGAAAACCATTCTTACGTGACACATCCACCGGGGTCTCCTTTTCCCATGCCCACACCTATGCTGCCGTAGCCGTGGCCGACCGCAACATCGGGATTGACATAGAGATGCGGTCGCGGACCTTTGATCGCATCGCCGATCGATACCTTTCGCAAGACGAGTTGTCAAAGGCTCAGCACATCCGAACCCATTTGCCCGAAATACTAGCACTGGCCTGGAGCGGGAAAGAAGCGGCATATAAGTGGGACGGGGCGGGTGGACTTGATTTCCGGAAAGACCTTCACATACAAAGCTGGCCCGACCCCAAACAACCCGAAAACGGTTTTTTGATTCGTTGCAGGGATCACCTATTACAGGCCGGATTCATATCAAGGGAAGATTTTGTGCTGGTGTACGTGACGAAATATGGTTAA
- a CDS encoding adenosylhomocysteinase, producing MSQTTVQKFEKYKVKDISLAAWGRKEIELAEAEMPGLMAIREEYGAKKPLQGARIAGCLHMTIQTAVLIETLVELGAEVTWSSCNIFSTQDHAAAAIAEKGISVYAWKGMNDQEFDWCIEQTLFFGEDRKPLNMILDDGGDLTNMVLDRYPELVEGIKGISEETTTGVHRLYERAKKGKLPLPCINVNDSVTKSKFDNKYGCRESLVDGIRRATDVMIAGKVAVVAGYGDVGKGSAQSLSAAGARVIVTEIDPICALQAAMEGYQVMKMDDAVKLADIVVTATGNKDVVVGRHFENMKDKVIVCNIGHFDNEIDMAWLIKNHGSTKVNIKPQVDKFTVKGHDVIVLAEGRLVNLGCATGHPSFVMSNSFTNQVLAQIELWKNSGGYENKVYTLPKHLDEKVAAFHLAKIGVQLETLTPEQAEYIGVEQKGPFKPDYYRY from the coding sequence ATGAGCCAAACTACGGTGCAAAAATTTGAAAAATATAAGGTAAAGGACATTTCACTTGCCGCCTGGGGCCGCAAGGAAATCGAACTGGCCGAGGCAGAAATGCCCGGTCTGATGGCCATTCGTGAAGAATATGGCGCGAAGAAACCGCTGCAAGGCGCACGCATTGCAGGTTGTTTGCACATGACCATTCAAACCGCTGTTCTGATCGAGACCTTGGTGGAACTGGGTGCGGAAGTTACCTGGTCATCATGCAACATCTTTTCAACCCAGGATCATGCTGCTGCAGCGATCGCGGAAAAAGGTATTTCCGTATATGCCTGGAAGGGAATGAACGATCAGGAGTTCGACTGGTGCATTGAGCAAACATTGTTTTTCGGTGAAGACCGGAAACCACTGAACATGATCCTCGACGATGGTGGAGATCTCACCAACATGGTGCTGGATCGTTATCCCGAATTGGTGGAAGGCATCAAAGGTATTTCCGAAGAAACCACCACCGGTGTGCATCGCTTGTACGAGCGCGCAAAAAAAGGAAAACTCCCGCTGCCGTGTATCAATGTGAACGATTCCGTTACGAAATCCAAATTCGATAACAAGTACGGTTGCCGCGAATCATTGGTTGACGGCATCCGCCGTGCTACCGATGTGATGATCGCAGGTAAGGTGGCCGTGGTTGCAGGATATGGTGATGTGGGCAAAGGTTCCGCACAATCGTTGAGCGCTGCCGGTGCCCGTGTGATCGTGACCGAGATTGATCCGATCTGCGCCCTGCAGGCTGCCATGGAAGGTTACCAGGTGATGAAAATGGATGATGCGGTGAAGCTTGCTGACATCGTGGTTACCGCTACCGGTAATAAGGACGTGGTTGTAGGCCGTCACTTCGAGAACATGAAAGACAAGGTCATCGTTTGCAACATCGGTCACTTCGACAATGAGATTGACATGGCATGGCTCATCAAGAACCATGGTTCAACCAAAGTGAACATCAAGCCGCAGGTGGATAAGTTCACCGTGAAAGGTCATGATGTGATCGTATTGGCGGAAGGTCGCCTGGTGAACCTGGGATGTGCAACAGGTCACCCGTCGTTCGTGATGTCAAACAGCTTCACCAACCAGGTGCTGGCTCAGATCGAGTTGTGGAAGAACAGCGGCGGCTACGAAAACAAGGTGTACACGTTGCCGAAGCATCTGGACGAAAAAGTGGCTGCGTTCCACCTCGCCAAGATTGGGGTGCAACTGGAAACCCTGACTCCGGAACAAGCCGAATACATTGGCGTGGAGCAGAAGGGCCCGTTTAAACCCGACTACTACAGGTACTAA
- the thiS gene encoding sulfur carrier protein ThiS, which translates to MQAFDNTDTGEHITVHVNDQIHRVQSGYSVSDLIRQLSLEARQGIALAVNSDVIPLSDWNRTLLNDRDHILIIHATQGG; encoded by the coding sequence ATGCAAGCGTTCGACAACACAGATACAGGGGAACACATCACCGTTCATGTGAACGATCAAATCCACCGGGTTCAATCGGGTTATTCCGTTTCGGACCTGATACGGCAACTGTCACTTGAAGCACGCCAGGGAATCGCCCTTGCAGTCAACAGTGACGTGATCCCCCTTTCCGACTGGAACAGGACCTTGCTGAATGATCGCGACCATATTCTGATTATCCACGCCACCCAGGGAGGCTAA
- a CDS encoding Rieske (2Fe-2S) protein translates to MKITKKLKSRHLSFLMLFACAALIAACKKNDERVPDVAVDIYVSPTEPGFTDLNAPGGWVYIVGGSRGIVVYRQSLDAFLAFDRHCPYQPSSSCGKVEVDSTNIQVTDPCCGSTFLLFDGSVVKGPATLPLKQYETSFDGTWVHIFN, encoded by the coding sequence ATGAAGATAACAAAAAAGCTCAAGTCACGACATCTGTCCTTCCTTATGTTGTTCGCATGCGCAGCCCTGATAGCTGCATGCAAAAAGAACGATGAAAGGGTTCCTGACGTTGCTGTGGACATCTATGTTTCTCCGACAGAACCAGGGTTCACCGACCTGAACGCACCCGGAGGATGGGTTTACATTGTAGGAGGTTCAAGGGGAATCGTTGTGTACCGCCAATCCCTTGACGCCTTCCTGGCCTTCGACCGGCACTGCCCTTATCAACCATCATCTAGCTGTGGTAAAGTGGAAGTAGACTCCACCAACATCCAGGTGACAGACCCCTGCTGCGGATCAACCTTTCTTTTGTTTGACGGGTCGGTTGTCAAAGGCCCGGCCACCCTGCCCCTCAAACAATATGAAACCTCGTTCGACGGAACGTGGGTGCATATTTTTAATTGA
- a CDS encoding geranylgeranylglyceryl/heptaprenylglyceryl phosphate synthase, translating into MSHVYKIIAAARKENRKLFAVLIDPDDLNDGQLTSLMQSGEACVDLIFVGGSLVRAQSTRTCIDRIKEVTGKPVVLFPGSILQVVDNADALFFLSLISGRNPEMLIGNHVIAAPMIKQTQLEVIPTGYMLIDGGQATTVSYISNTFPIPRTKYDIAACTAMAGELLGLKVLYMDAGSGAKHPIPPEMISAVRQSTDLPIIAGGGICTPEQVIAACHAGADVIVVGNAIESNSSLLDVLGTAVKSA; encoded by the coding sequence ATGAGCCACGTATACAAGATCATAGCAGCGGCCCGCAAAGAGAACCGCAAACTGTTCGCCGTCCTGATCGATCCGGACGACCTGAACGATGGCCAACTCACATCCCTGATGCAATCGGGAGAAGCATGCGTGGACCTCATCTTCGTGGGCGGTAGCCTGGTCAGGGCACAATCTACCCGCACCTGTATTGACAGGATCAAGGAGGTGACGGGCAAACCCGTGGTCTTGTTCCCCGGCAGCATCCTCCAGGTGGTTGACAACGCCGATGCATTGTTCTTTCTGTCCCTGATTTCCGGCAGAAACCCGGAAATGCTTATCGGGAACCACGTGATCGCAGCCCCGATGATCAAACAAACCCAACTGGAAGTGATCCCGACGGGTTATATGCTCATCGACGGTGGCCAGGCCACTACCGTTTCTTATATCAGCAATACCTTTCCTATTCCGCGCACCAAATACGACATCGCCGCATGCACAGCCATGGCCGGTGAGTTGCTGGGACTGAAGGTACTTTATATGGATGCAGGAAGCGGAGCCAAACACCCCATTCCACCCGAAATGATCTCCGCCGTGAGGCAATCCACCGACCTGCCGATCATTGCCGGAGGAGGGATATGCACTCCCGAACAGGTGATAGCCGCATGCCATGCAGGGGCCGATGTCATCGTGGTGGGCAACGCCATCGAGTCAAACAGCTCCCTGCTTGATGTGCTCGGAACAGCTGTCAAATCCGCGTAA
- the thiC gene encoding phosphomethylpyrimidine synthase ThiC gives MKNSIPNEHTITRTPFPCSEKIYVPGQMHDIRVAMRKIHLEDSQLMNGLKESNKDVVVYDTSGPYTDPSMNLDVREGLPALRSEWIMARGDVQELPGISSEFGRQQLLNSDLDHLRFAHLKKPLKAKEGANVSQMHYARKGIITPEMEYVAIRENQRIQQTNGSSKIKWITPEFVRDEIAAGRAILPNNINHPESEPMIIGRNFLVKINANIGNSAVTSSIEEEVEKAVWACRWGADTIMDLSTGKNIHETREWIIRNSPVPIGTVPIYQALEKTGGIAEDLTWELFRDTLIEQAEQGVDYFTIHAGVRLHYVPMTAKRVTGIVSRGGSIMAKWCLAHHKENFLYTHFDEICEIMKAYDVAFSLGDGLRPGSIADANDEAQFAELETLGELTHTAWANDVQVMIEGPGHVPMHLIKENMDKQLEVCHEAPFYTLGPLTTDIAPGYDHITSAIGAAMIGWYGCAMLCYVTPKEHLGLPNKKDVKDGVISYKIAAHAADLAKGHPGAQLRDDALSKARFEFRWQDQFNLSLDPDTAREFHDETLPSENAKVAHFCSMCGPKFCSMKISQEVREYANNQGLENAEAIDQGLQEKAKEFVDQGSEIYT, from the coding sequence ATGAAAAATTCCATCCCAAACGAACATACCATCACGCGAACACCCTTTCCCTGTTCCGAAAAAATATACGTACCCGGCCAGATGCATGACATCCGTGTAGCCATGCGCAAAATCCACCTTGAGGATTCACAGTTGATGAATGGCTTAAAAGAGTCCAATAAGGATGTGGTTGTGTACGATACCAGCGGGCCTTACACCGATCCGTCAATGAACCTCGACGTAAGGGAGGGACTGCCCGCACTGAGATCCGAATGGATCATGGCACGCGGAGATGTGCAGGAACTGCCCGGAATCTCATCCGAGTTCGGCCGCCAGCAATTGCTGAACAGCGACCTGGATCACCTTCGCTTTGCACACCTCAAAAAACCGCTGAAAGCGAAAGAGGGCGCCAACGTCTCTCAGATGCATTATGCACGTAAAGGCATCATCACACCCGAAATGGAATATGTAGCGATCCGCGAAAACCAACGGATCCAGCAAACCAACGGGTCTTCAAAAATCAAGTGGATCACACCCGAATTCGTGCGCGATGAGATCGCCGCCGGACGTGCCATCCTCCCCAACAACATCAACCACCCGGAAAGCGAACCCATGATCATCGGACGCAACTTCCTGGTAAAGATCAATGCCAACATCGGAAACTCAGCCGTTACGTCCAGCATCGAGGAAGAAGTGGAAAAAGCGGTTTGGGCCTGCCGCTGGGGCGCCGATACCATCATGGACCTGTCTACCGGCAAGAACATCCATGAAACCAGGGAATGGATCATCCGCAATTCACCCGTACCCATCGGCACCGTTCCCATCTACCAGGCACTCGAGAAAACCGGCGGCATCGCCGAAGACCTCACCTGGGAACTCTTCAGGGACACTTTGATCGAACAGGCCGAACAAGGGGTAGACTACTTCACCATTCACGCCGGTGTGCGGCTGCACTATGTGCCGATGACCGCCAAACGCGTAACCGGTATTGTATCGCGCGGTGGTTCCATCATGGCCAAGTGGTGCCTGGCCCATCACAAGGAGAATTTCCTTTACACCCATTTTGATGAGATCTGCGAGATCATGAAAGCCTATGATGTGGCCTTCTCCCTGGGCGACGGATTGCGCCCCGGGTCCATTGCCGACGCCAACGACGAAGCCCAATTTGCAGAACTGGAAACACTGGGTGAACTCACACACACCGCATGGGCGAATGATGTACAGGTGATGATTGAAGGACCGGGGCACGTACCCATGCACCTGATCAAGGAGAACATGGACAAGCAACTGGAGGTATGCCACGAGGCACCTTTCTACACACTCGGGCCCCTTACCACGGATATCGCTCCGGGGTATGACCATATCACTTCCGCCATCGGCGCTGCCATGATCGGCTGGTATGGTTGTGCCATGCTTTGTTACGTAACACCCAAAGAACACCTGGGCCTTCCCAACAAGAAGGATGTGAAGGATGGGGTGATCAGCTACAAGATCGCAGCACATGCCGCTGACCTCGCCAAAGGTCACCCCGGAGCACAGCTACGGGATGATGCACTGAGCAAGGCCCGGTTCGAATTCAGGTGGCAGGATCAATTCAACCTGAGCCTTGACCCGGATACGGCCAGGGAGTTTCATGACGAAACCCTGCCTTCGGAAAATGCCAAGGTGGCCCACTTCTGTTCGATGTGCGGACCCAAGTTCTGCTCAATGAAAATCTCCCAGGAAGTCAGAGAATACGCAAACAACCAGGGCCTGGAAAATGCAGAAGCCATTGACCAGGGATTACAGGAAAAGGCAAAAGAATTTGTTGACCAGGGAAGTGAAATCTATACATAG